The following proteins are co-located in the Telopea speciosissima isolate NSW1024214 ecotype Mountain lineage chromosome 9, Tspe_v1, whole genome shotgun sequence genome:
- the LOC122639216 gene encoding disease resistance protein RUN1-like, which produces MADHQASSSSGSSYEVFLSFHGEDVRTNFADHLYHALDGAGIRTFRDEDELPKGDTIGPKLLAAIRQSIISIPIFSMNYASSKWCLNELTQISECRRSPMNQIVFPIFYKVEPRDVRTGKEIDAKASDEEYQMRFDKYQTGFNEIYAKAFEEHQMRLNTEEETLQKWKKAVREVGELNGWHLKEEQISLGFGVPEKQLIALSANKMYEGKLVKQVAKTVRSTLNKRLTYVSDRLVGIESHIKEMLMRLDIESNDIKIVGIHGLGGIGKTTIARAVCNTILSKFEEYTFIENIREKAEKYGICYLQNQLITGIFKKGNLNIADVDTGIKVIKERFCTKKVLFVLDDVDKDQAKFLAGDREWFGVGSKIIITSRNKNVLIAQNTDAIYEPEEMAFDDSLKVFSHYAFGRDQPLEDYVGLSEAMVKTTGGLPLALQVTGSSLFKKEKSVWNGMLKKLQKDPNRDVMKSLKISYDGLEYTEQQMFLDTACFFIGMNKDFACHIWEGCDFSPDVGLDVLCAKSLIMISEDGKLRMHDVLRDLGKDIVCRESIKNPGERSRIWSHKEVMDVLVKQTGTCNCEGLIIDFCSASSSKCLMSEGFASMAELRLLQVDYAKFSGNITNSFSELRWLSWRGCPKQYALTNFYPQKLVVLDLSYSKITENWTGWKCIKVAVNLKVLSLSSCYQLSSTPDVSANQQLEVLILTESKILVWIDTSIGHLRNLVTLDMGGCKSLLDLPIEICQLIYLKSLDLRRCRSLNELPEKLDRMTSLTTLRISGCEKLESLPNLPSSLEYFDASGCVLIRSLPMLSNLKNLQNLSLRGWKKLLHISGLPSSLTSLDISGCSSIRDISGLSSTSLTSLDASECSSIQEISGGFPSSLTSLNLRSCTSITYISDLSSTSLTSLDASECSSIQDIPDLPSSLISLDLKFCTSIQRISCLPSSLTSLDARHCKSMVKLSCSTNTSSSGGGLRNLKTLDLYDCSSLEEIEGVDHKLGSLEIFKIESCKSLKKIKLTGLKNLVTFCFSKNDHMSDFEGEGMDSLEILDIENCESIGKIPYLPDSKRLSILRIDNCPKLTEIERLEDYEYLRHLSINGATSLKTMLNISALKNLEHFTFKKCHSIERLPHLSNLNKLIHLYIYPGGGDRWARLPDLSNLKNLKCLGIGDCKNVAEIHGIDRLENLASLEICGCESLARLPDLSTLQNLKVLWISGCNNLAEILGIDRMEILQNLEISGCESLERLPGLANLKSLENLRIKDSKNLAEIHGIEGLEILQNLVISGCESLERLPDLSNLKKLRNLEIEGCKNLAEIHGFGRLEILQNLEISGCKSLARLPDLSNLKNLKGLCISGCKNLTEIHGVKGLKILAKLVISNCESLERLPDLSNLSRLEIRGCKNLTEIHGVCRLEFLNYLEIRNCESMEILPDLSNLQNLRRLEISDCKNLPEIHGVLFFVSI; this is translated from the exons ATGGCAGATCATCAGGCCTCCTCCTCTTCTGGTTCGAGTTATGAAGTGTTTTTGAGCTTTCACGGCGAAGACGTTCGCACCAATTTCGCTGACCATCTCTACCATGCTTTGGATGGGGCTGGGATTCGAACTTTTAGGGACGAGGATGAACTACCCAAGGGAGACACCATTGGCCCAAAGCTACTCGCTGCAATCCGGCAGTCCATAATCTCTATTCCCATCTTCTCGATGAATTATGCATCGAGCAAATGGTGTCTCAATGAGCTAACCCAGATTTCTGAATGCAGAAGAAGCCCAATGAATCAAATTGTCTTTCCCATTTTCTACAAAGTCGAACCAAGGGATGTACGAACCGGGAAAGAAATAGATGCGAAAGCCTCTGATGAGGAATACCAGATGCGCTTCGACAAATACCAGACTGGCTTCAACGAAATCTATGCGAAAGCCTTTGAAGAACACCAGATGCGCTTGAATACCGAAGAAGAAACTCTGCAAAAGTGGAAAAAGGCTGTGAGAGAGGTTGGAGAATTGAATGGATGGCATCTGAAGGAGG AACAGATTAGTTTGGGTTTTGGAGTACCTGAGAAACAACTAATTGCGTTAAGTGCCAACAAGAT GTATGAAGGGAAGTTAGTAAAACAAGTTGCCAAAACAGTTCGGAGTACATTGAACAAGAGACTCACATATGTTTCTGATAGGCTAGTTGGAATTGAATCTCATATAAAAGAAATGTTGATGCGATTAGATATTGAATCTAACGACATAAAGATTGTGGGAATCCATGGCCTCGGTGGCATTGGAAAGACAACAATTGCTAGGGCTGTCTGCAATACAATCCTTAGTAAGTTTGAAGAGTATACATTTATTGAAAACATTCGAGAGAAGGCTGAAAAGTATGGGATTTGCTATCTGCAAAACCAACTTATCACAGGTATCTTTAAAAAGGGAAATCTAAATATTGCTGATGTGGATACTGGAATTAAAGTGATCAAGGAAAGATTTTGCACAAAAAAAGTTCTTTttgttcttgatgatgtggATAAAGATCAAGCAAAGTTTTTGGCTGGGGACCGCGAATGGTTTGGCGTTGGAAGTAAGATCATTATCACAAGCAGAAATAAGAATGTTTTAATTGCTCAAAACACAGATGCGATTTATGAGCCGGAGGAAATGGCTTTTGATGATTCTCTTAAAGTTTTTAGTCATTATGCATTTGGAAGGGACCAACCTCTAGAAGATTATGTGGGCCTCTCAGAAGCCATGGTAAAAACTACTGGAGGACTTCCCTTGGCTCTTCAAGTTACAGGTTCATCTTTATTTAAGAAGGAAAAATCAGTATGGAATGGCATGTTAAAGAAGTTGCAAAAAGATCCCAATAGAGATGTTATGAAAAGCTTGAAAATAAGTTATGATGGATTAGAATATACGGAGCAACAAATGTTTCTTGATACTGCTTGTTTTTTCATCGGAATGAATAAAGACTTTGCATGTCATATATGGGAAGGGTGTGATTTTTCTCCAGATGTAGGGCTTGATGTTCTTTGTGCAAAGTCTTTGATAATGATTAGTGAAGATGGTAAGCTAAGGATGCATGATGTGCTGCGGGATCTTGGAAAGGATATTGTTTGTCGAGAGAGCATAAAAAATCCAGGGGAGCGTAGTCGAATATGGTCTCATAAGGAAGTCATGGATGTACTGGTAAAACAGACG GGAACATGTAATTGTGAAGGACTCATTATTGACTTCTGTAGCGCATCAAGTAGCAAATGTCTGATGAGTGAAGGATTTGCTTCAATGGCTGAACTAAGATTACTCCAAGTTGATTATGCAAAATTTTCTGGGAACATCACCAATTCTTTTTCAGAACTCAGATGGCTTAGTTGGAGAGGATGCCCTAAACAATATGCACTAACCAATTTTTATCCACAAAAACTGGTTGTTCTTGATCTATCATACAGTAAGATTACAGAAAATTGGACGGGTTGGAAATGCATCAAG GTGGCAGTAAATCTAAAAGTTCTAAGTCTCTCGTCTTGTTATCAACTATCTAGTACTCCTGATGTTTCAGCAAATCAACAGTTGGAGGTATTGATTCTTACAGAGTCTAAAATTTTGGTTTGGATCGACACATCTATTGGTCATCTCAGGAACTTAGTCACATTAGATATGGGTGGCTGCAAGAGTCTACTGGATCTCCCAATTGAAATTTGTCAATTGATTTATCTCAAATCACTTGATTTACGGCGGTGCAGAAGTCTAAATGAGCTGCCGGAGAAATTGGACCGCATGACCTCCTTGACAACACTTCGCATAAGTGGTTGTGAAAAACTTGAATCGCTTCCAAATCTTCCTTCTAGTTTAGAATATTTTGATGCTTCTGGTTGTGTGTTGATAAGATCACTCCCAATgctttcaaacctaaaaaatctACAAAACCTGTCCCTTCGAGGATGGAAGAAGCTTCTACACATCTCAGGTCTTCCCTCAAGTTTGACTAGCCTTGATATTAGTGGCTGCTCTTCAATTAGAGACATATCAGGTCTTTCCTCCACAAGTTTGACCAGCCTTGATGCCAGTGAATGCTCCTCAATTCAAGAAATCTCAGGTGGTTTTCCATCAAGTTTGACCAGCCTTAATCTTAGGAGTTGCACTTCAATTACATACATCTCAGATCTTTCCTCCACAAGTTTGACCAGCCTTGATGCCAGTGAATGCTCCTCAATTCAAGACATCCCTGATCttccatcaagtttgatcaGCCTTGATCTTAAGTTTTGCACTTCAATTCAACGCATCTCCTGTCTTCCCTCAAGTTTGACCAGCCTTGATGCTAGACATTGCAAGTCAATGGTAAAACTATCATGTAGTACTAATacatcatcatcaggaggagGCTTGAGAAATTTAAAGACATTAGATCTTTATGATTGCAGCAGCCTGGAAGAAATTGAAGGTGTTGACCATAAATTGGGCTCCTTGGAGATCTTCAAAATTGAATCGTgcaaatcattaaaaaaaataaagctgaCAGGCTTGAAAAATCTGGTGACTTTTTGTTTCAGTAAGAACGACCATATGTCCGATTTTGAAGGGGAAGGGATGGACTCTCTGGAGATACTGGACATTGAGAATTGCGAATCAATAGGAAAAATACCATATCTCCCAGATTCGAAAAGGCTATCGATACTGAGAATCGATAATTGTCCGAAATTAACGGAGATTGAGCGGCTTGAGGACTATGAATACTTGAGACATTTATCAATTAATGGGGCCACATCATTAAAGACAATGCTGAATATCTCAGCCCTGAAGAACCTGGAGCATTTTACATTCAAGAAGTGCCACTCGATTGAAAGATTACCTCATCTGTCAAACTTAAACAAGTTGATTCATCTATATATTTATCCTGGCGGTGGTGACAGATGGGCAAGATTACCGGAtctttcaaacttaaaaaaccTCAAGTGTCTTGGTATTGGAGACTGCAAGAATGTAGCCGAGATTCATGGTATTGACCGATTGGAAAACTTGGCGAGTTTGGAAATTTGCGGCTGCGAGTCCTTGGCAAGATTACCGGATCTTTCAACCTTACAAAACTTGAAGGTGCTATGGATTAGTGGTTGCAACAATCTAGCCGAAATACTTGGTATTGACAGAATGGAAATCTTACAGAATTTGGAAATTAGTGGCTGTGAGTCCTTGGAAAGATTACCAGGTCTTGCAAACTTAAAAAGCTTGGAGAATCTAAGGATTAAAGACTCAAAGAATCTAGCCGAGATTCATGGTATTGAAGGATTGGAAATATTACAAAACTTGGTAATTAGCGGCTGCGAGTCCTTGGAAAGATTACCGGAtctttcaaacttaaaaaaattgagGAATCTAGAGATTGAAGGCTGCAAGAATCTAGCCGAGATTCATGGTTTTGGCAGATTGGAAATCTTACAGAATTTGGAAATTAGTGGCTGCAAGTCTTTGGCAAGATTACCGGAtctttcaaacttaaaaaacttAAAGGGTCTATGTATTAGTGGCTGCAAAAATCTAACCGAGATTCATGGTGTTAAAGGATTGAAAATATTAGCGAAATTGGTAATTAGCAACTGTGAGTCCTTGGAAAGATTACCGGATCTTTCAAACTTGAGTCGTCTAGAGATTAGAGGTTGCAAGAATCTGACCGAGATTCATGGGGTTTGCAGATTGGAATTCTTGAACTATTTGGAAATTAGAAACTGCGAGTCCATGGAAATATTACCGGATCTTTCAAACTTACAAAACTTGAGGCGTCTAGAGATTAGCGACTGCAAGAATCTACCCGAGATTCATG gcgttttgttttttgtttccatttga